A single window of Nicotiana sylvestris chromosome 3, ASM39365v2, whole genome shotgun sequence DNA harbors:
- the LOC104232078 gene encoding gibberellin-regulated protein 6, which yields MAKLVSFFLLALVAISMVATTVLAADAQYHLDASRYGPGSLKPSQCLPQCTRRCSKTQYHKPCMFFCQKCCKTCLCVPPGFYGNKGVCPCYNNWKTQQGGPKCP from the exons ATGGCCAAGCTcgtttcatttttccttttggCTCTCGTTGCCATATCCATGGTTGCAACCACTGTTTTGGCTGCAGATGCCCAGTACCACCTTGATGCT TCAAGGTACGGTCCAGGGAGCTTGAAGCCATCAC AATGCCTGCCACAATGCACGAGGAGATGTAGCAAGACACAGTACCACAAACCATGCATGTTCTTCTGCCAAAAATGCTGCAAGACATGTCTGTGTGTCCCCCCTGGTTTCTATGGAAACAAAGGTGTTTGCCCTTGCTACAACAACTGGAAGACCCAGCAAGGAGGACCCAAATGCCCTTAA
- the LOC138888676 gene encoding uncharacterized protein: MDTFNGNHFNLDIDLISLVLIPHIETTIRYKIKECITTVHQEHGHTITKRKAYLGRKRAFEIVYGNWDKSFADLPRYMAALQQFNPGTVIEWKLERIPGKPEYMFNYVFWAFKPAVDGFLHCRPLISIDGTHVYGKYDIKLLIVVAVDANGQIFPLVFAICANESQETWMLFLNHLKENAVKQHFGICLISDRHSGILSSVENLSAWQEPYAYHRYCVRHFKTNFQKAYPNKDLHDLMWMATTDHQQHKFRMHMEYIRQADEAAYRWLMRHDPEKWTLHADGGRRWGTLTTNVSGSFNGLLKSTRGLPVTAMVRLSFKQMAERSVERFAAATSLMEKGVEFMPVPMQRFEIDDERIGIHFCNLRAKLKEVGEEKWKTQWNCDAQKERKEKYKRELAEVKAKLKEVEEEKEQLEERFKWLERRINGNQG; this comes from the exons atggacacattcaacgggaatcatttcaacttggatattgacttgatttctcttgttctTATTCCACACATCGAAACaaccataaggtataaaatcaaagagtgcattacaacAGTCCACCAGGAACATGGCCAtacaattactaaaagaaaggcatatctcgggcggaaaagagcgtttgaaatagtctatggtaactgggataagtcatttgcagatctccctaggtacatggctgcactgcagcaGTTTAACCCCGGGACGgttattgaatggaagcttgagcgtaTTCCAGGTAAACCagaatatatgttcaattacgtTTTCTGGGCGTTTAAACCAGCAGTTGATGGGTTTTTGCATTGTCGGCCCTTAATATCCATAGATggcactcatgtctatggaaagtacgatatcaaacTGTTGATAGTCGtggcagtagatgctaatggacagatatttcctctagtttttgctatttgtgccaatgaaagtcAAGAGACGTGGATGCTATTTTTGAACCATTTGAAAGAGAACGCTGTGAAACAGCATTtcggtatttgtctaatatccgATCGGCACAGTGGTAtcttaagttctgtggagaacttgtctgcatggcaagaaccttatgcctaTCATCGTTACTGTGTTAGGCACTTTAAAACTAATTTTCAGAAGGCATATCCCAACAAGGATCtccatgatttgatgtggatggcaacaacagaccaccaacaacataaattccggatGCACATGGAATATATCAGGCAAGCagacgaggcagcctatcgttggttaatgcgacatgacccggaaaagtggacgttgcatgcggatggtggcagacgatggggaactctgactacaaatgtgtcagggtctttcaacgggttattgaagtctaCAAGAGGATTGCctgtcacagccatggtgcggttgtcgttcaagcagatggcggagaggtctGTTGAAAGGTTTGCAGCTGCAACATCATTGATGGAAaagggtgttgaatttatgccagtgcctatgcAAAGATTTGAGATTGACGACGAGcgcattggcattcatttttgca acttgagggcgaaactgaaggaggtgggagaagaaaaatggaaaacacaatggaattgtgatGCACAAAAGGAGcgtaaagaaaaatataaacgggaacttgcggaggtgaaggcgaaactaaaagaggtagaagaagaaaaagaacaactggaagaacgatttaagtggttggagcggagaataaatggcaaccagggctaa